Proteins encoded in a region of the Coffea eugenioides isolate CCC68of chromosome 4, Ceug_1.0, whole genome shotgun sequence genome:
- the LOC113768429 gene encoding heavy metal-associated isoprenylated plant protein 2-like, with product MPLIAKKTVVSVDLLCSKCRMKVMSLISKLEGITSIVLDPSKSTVTVIGEADPACIIKQVRKFSRTAQITSVGPPKEEKKDDKKDDKKDACPALPKTCQRCEVWYVVSDDYYGHCNIL from the exons ATGCCATTGATCGCAAAG AAAACAGTGGTGTCAGTGGATCTACTCTGTTCAAAATGCAGAATGAAGGTCATGAGTTTAATATCAAAGCTAGAAGGAATAACTTCTATTGTCCTTGACCCGTCCAAAAGTACAGTAACAGTTATTGGGGAGGCTGATCCAGCATGCATTATCAAACAAGTCAGGAAGTTCAGTAGAACTGCACAAATAACAAGCGTTGGTCCTCCCAAGGAAGAGAAGAAGGATGACAAAAAGGATGACAAGAAAGACGCATGTCCTGCTCTGCCGAAAACATGTCAGAGATGTGAGGTTTGGTACGTGGTTAGTGATGATTATTACGGCCACTGTAACATTCTATGA